Proteins co-encoded in one Lagopus muta isolate bLagMut1 chromosome 25, bLagMut1 primary, whole genome shotgun sequence genomic window:
- the LOC125684388 gene encoding feather keratin Cos1-2-like: MSLDMGQLRSTIKDSPVPYSLIRFSCLLLPGNQVHCQPKDMSCCNPCVPCRPCGPTPLASSCNEPCVRQCQDSTIAIEPSPVVVILPGPILSSFPQNTVVGSSTSAAVGSILSCQGVPITSGGFDLSCISNRSCGRRCN, from the exons ATGTCTCTGGATATGGGTCAGCTTCGGTCCACTATAAAGGACAGCCCAGTTCCTTACTCTCTCATTCGCTTCTCTTGCCTCCTTCTTCCTGGGAACCAG GTGCACTGCCAACCCAAAGACATGTCCTGCTGCAACCCGTGCGTGCCATGCCGGCCCTGCGGCCCCACTcctctggccagcagctgcaatgagccctgtgtcaggcagtgccaggactccaccATCGCCATTGagccctctcccgtggtggtgatcctgcccggacccatcctcagctccttcccgcagaACACCGTtgtgggctcctccacctccgctgctgttggcagcatcctcagctgccAGGGAGTGCCCATCACCTCGGGGGGCTTTGACCTCTCCTGCATTTCCAACCGCAGCTGTGGCAGAAGGTGCAACTAA
- the LOC125684557 gene encoding feather keratin Cos1-2-like: MSLDMGQLRSTIKDSPVPYSLIRFSCLLLPGNQVHCQPKDMSCCDPCVPCRPCGPTPLASSCNEPCVRQCQDSTIAIEPSPVVVILPGPILSSFPQNTVVGSSTSAAVGSILSCQGVPITSGGFDLSCISNRSCGRRCN; this comes from the exons ATGTCTCTGGATATGGGTCAGCTTCGGTCCACTATAAAAGACAGCCCAGTTCCTTACTCTCTCATTCGCTTCTCTTGCCTCCTTCTTCCTGGGAACCAG GTGCACTGCCAACCCAAAGACATGTCCTGCTGCGACCCGTGCGTGCCATGCCGGCCCTGCGGCCCCACTcctctggccagcagctgcaatgagccctgtgtcaggcagtgccaggactccaccATCGCCATTGagccctctcccgtggtggtgatcctgcccggacccatcctcagctccttcccgcagaACACCGTtgtgggctcctccacctccgctgctgttggcagcatcctcagctgccAGGGAGTGCCCATCACCTCGGGGGGCTTTGACCTCTCCTGCATTTCCAACCGCAGCTGTGGCAGAAGGTGCAACTAA
- the LOC125684487 gene encoding feather keratin Cos1-1/Cos1-3/Cos2-1-like: MPLDIGHLRSSIKGSPAPCSLIHRSYHLLLGNQVHRQPKDMSCCDPCVPCRPCGPTPLASSCNEPCVRQCQDSTIVIEPSPVVVTLPGPILSSFPQNTAVGSSTSAAVGSILSCQGVPITSGGFDLSCISNRSCGRRCN; this comes from the exons ATGCCTCTGGATATAGGTCATCTTAGGTCCAGTATAAAAGGGagcccagctccttgctctcTCATCCACCGTTCTTACCATCTTCTCCTTGGGAACCAG GTGCACCGCCAACCCAAAGACATGTCCTGCTGCGACCCGTGCGTGCCATGCCGGCCCTGCGGCCCCACTcctctggccagcagctgcaatgagccctgtgtcaggcagtgccaggactccaccATTGTCATTGagccctctcccgtggtggtgaccctgcccggacccatcctcagctccttcccgcagaacaccgccgtgggctcctccacctccgctgctgttggcagcatcctcagctgccAGGGAGTGCCCATCACCTCGGGGGGCTTTGACCTCTCCTGCATTTCCAACCGCAGCTGTGGCAGAAGGTGCAACTAA
- the LOC125684489 gene encoding feather keratin Cos2-3-like, with translation MSIKGSPIPSSPIHLSCLLLTGNQVHLQSQVMSCYSQCVPCRPCGPTPLASSCNEPCVRQCQSSNVVIEPSPVVVTLPGPILSSFPQNTVVGSSTSAAVGSILSSEGVPISSGSLNLSNFGSRYCGRRCPPC, from the exons ATGAGTATAAAAGGTAGTCCAATTCCCAGCTCTCCCATCCATCTATCTTGCCTCCTTCTCACTGGGAACCAG GTGCATCTCCAGTCTCAAGTCATGTCCTGCTACTCCCAGTGCGTGCCATGCCGGCCCTGCGGCCCCACTcctctggccagcagctgcaatgagccctgTGTCAGACAGTGCCAGAGCTCCAATGTTGTCATCGagccctctcccgtggtggtgaccctgcccggacccatcctcagctccttccctcaGAACACCGTtgtgggctcctccacctctgctgctgttggcagcatcctcagctctgagggtgTGCCCATCTCCTCTGGGAGCCTTAACCTCTCCAACTTTGGCAGCCGCTACTGTGGCAGAAGGTGCCCCCCTTGCTAA
- the LOC125684594 gene encoding feather keratin Cos1-2-like, with protein MSLDMGQLRSTIKDSPVPYSLIRFSCLLLPGNQVHCQPKDMSCCNPCVPCRPCGPTPLASSCNEPCVRQCQDSTIAIEPSPVVVILPGPILSSFPQNTVVGSSTSAAVGSILSCQGVPITSGGFDLSCISNRSCGRRCN; from the exons ATGTCTCTGGATATGGGTCAGCTTCGGTCCACTATAAAGGACAGCCCAGTTCCTTACTCTCTCATTCGCTTCTCTTGCCTCCTTCTTCCTGGGAACCAG GTGCACTGCCAACCCAAAGACATGTCCTGCTGCAACCCGTGCGTGCCATGCCGGCCCTGCGGCCCCACTcctctggccagcagctgcaatgagccctgtgtcaggcagtgccaggactccaccATCGCCATTGagccctctcccgtggtggtgatcctgcccggacccatcctcagctccttcccgcagaACACCGTtgtgggctcctccacctccgctgctgttggcagcatcctcagctgtCAGGGAGTGCCCATCACCTCGGGGGGCTTTGACCTCTCCTGCATTTCCAACCGCAGCTGTGGCAGAAGGTGCAACTAA
- the LOC125684387 gene encoding feather keratin Cos1-2-like, protein MRKSSFHLTLSYPQESLPLDMGQCRTIIKGSPGPCSLIHYSSHLLLRNQVHIQTQVMSCCNPCVPCRPCGPTPLASSCNEPCVRQCQDSIIAIEPSPVVVILPGPILSSFPQNTVVGSSTSAAVGSILSCEGVPITSGGFDLSCISNRYCGRRCN, encoded by the exons ATGAGGAAATCATCTTTCCACCTGACTCTCTCTTACCCACAGGAAT CACTGCCTCTGGATATGGGGCAGTGTAGGACCATTATAAAAGGCAGCCCAGGTCCTTGCTCCCTCATCCATTACTCCAGCCACCTTCTTCTTCGGAACCAG GTGCACATCCAGACCCAAGTCATGTCCTGCTGCAACCCGTGTGTGCCATGCCGGCCCTGCGGCCCCACTcctctggccagcagctgcaatgagccctgtgtcaggcagtgccaggactccatcATTGCCATTGAGCCCTCTCCTGTGGTGGTAAtcctgcccggacccatcctcagctccttccctcaGAACACCGTtgtgggctcctccacctccgctgctgttggcagcatcctcagctgtgAGGGCGTGCCCATCACCTCGGGGGGCTTTGACCTCTCCTGCATTTCCAACCGCTACTGTGGCAGAAGGTGCAACTAA